The following are encoded in a window of Dictyostelium discoideum AX4 chromosome 6 chromosome, whole genome shotgun sequence genomic DNA:
- the CSN3 gene encoding COP9 signalosome complex subunit 3 (Similar to PINT): MDSFVLDAQNPNPKNLKNLLKYEEQLERQHVSLDNILGALDVRNHSLGQLLVLKAKGSDQGKNRSVFIDQCNNFFRNCNVEQVRLAPAQLSQLSKFYTEALYELKQPIRGVAVLKDALNILSDNKPTTTLTPIHTDFLQLCILSKCYHQALPLIESNITHINPEQSSIAIKDILCYFYYSGIIFTAFKKYKKAIEAFKFVITAPASALSAITVEAYKKYLIVYLIQFGSVQHFPKCTPAVVQRNIKSHCKPYTEFVQSFSNGNINDIMNKASSGAEFFQKDSNWGLVKLSIKSTYRRNIKKLTQTFMTLSINDIAEKVSLPKAKAEQFVLKMIEEGEIFATINQKDGMVTFDECFEDFSGPTILNDLDRNINNIVGLESKIKEMDEKISLSNNYLKKLASGKNTGQLSQYEDPMEDIS, translated from the exons ATGGATTCATTTGTATTAGATGCACAAAACCCAAAcccaaaaaatttaaaaaatttattaaaatatgaaGAACAACTCGAAAGACAACATGTCTCATTAGATAATATTTTAGGCGCCCTTGATGTCAGAAATCATTCATTAGGTCAACTTTTAGTAtt AAAAGCCAAAGGCAGTGATCAAGGTAAAAATCGTTCTGTTTTTATTGATCAatgtaataatttctttagaAATTGTAATGTTGAACAAGTTAGATTAGCACCAGCTCAAT TATCACAACTTAGTAAATTTTATACAGAAGCATTATATGAATTAAAGCAACCAATTAGAGGTGTTGCAGTACTCAAAGATGCACTTAATATTTTATCCGATAATAAACCAACAACCACTCTTACACCAATTCATACAGATTTTTTACAACTTTGTATCCTTTCAAAATGTTATCATCAAGCACTCCCATTAATTGAAAGTAACATCACTCACATTAATCCAGAACAATCTTCAATCGCCATCAAAGATATTCTTTGTTACTTTTACTATTCTGGTATCATTTTCACTGCTTTtaagaaatataaaaaagcAATTGAAgcttttaaattt gtTATTACTGCACCAGCATCAGCATTAAGTGCAATTACAGTTGAAgcttataaaaaatatttaattgtatatttaattcaatttggtTCAGTTCAACATTTCCCAAAATGTACACCAGCAGTTGTTcaaagaaatattaaatctCATTGTAAACCATACACAGAATTTGTTCAATCCTTTTCAAATGGTAATATAAATGATATTATGAATAAAGCTTCATCTGGTGCTGAATTCTTCCAAAAGGATAGCAACTGGGGTTTAGTTAaactttcaattaaatcaacctATCGTAGAAATATCAAAAAACTCACTCAAACTTTTATGACtctttcaattaatgatattgCTGAAAAGGTTTCTCTTCCAAAAGCAAAAGCTGAACAATTCGTTTTAAAGATG attgAAGAAGGGGAAATTTTTGCAACTATTAATCAAAAAGATGGTATGGTTACTTTTGATGAATGTTTTGAAGATTTTAGTGGTCCAACTATCTTAAATGATTTGGATCGTAATATCAACAATATTGTTGGTTTAGAATCAAAGATTAAAGAGATGGATGAAAAGATTTCATTaagtaataattatttaaagaaattagcTTCTGGAAAGAATACAGGTCAATTATCTCAATATGAaga TCCAATGGAAGATATCAGCTAA
- a CDS encoding glutathione-dependent formaldehyde-activating, GFA family protein has protein sequence MSEQQEVTHTGGCHCGKVRFEAVAPKDCEGIYCNCSMCTKKGIIHLIVTKDKFKLLQGEDNLSLYTFNTHIAKHYFCSTCGICPYYIARSHPNDIDVNYRCLDNFDITKIKISNFDGRNWEDQVHKIQN, from the exons atgtcaGAGCAACAAGAAGTTACACATACTGGAgg atgtCATTGTGGAAAAGTTAGATTTGAAGCAGTAGCACCAAAAGATTGTGAAGGAatttattgtaattgttcAATGTGTACCAAAAAAGGTATCATCCATTTAATTGTTACaaaagataaatttaaattattgcaAGGTGaagataatttatcattatataCTTTTAATACACATATTGCAAAACATTATTTTTG TTCTACCTGTGGTATTTGCCCATATTATATCGCAAGAAGTCATCCAAATGATATCGATGTAAATTATCGTTGTTTGgataattttgatattaccaaaattaaaatttcaaattttgatGGTAGAAATTGGGAAGATCAAGTacataaaattcaaaattaa
- a CDS encoding isochorismatase hydrolase produces the protein MTRALIIVDEQNDYFKTKNGKFELVGSEEAMERTKLVLQDFRNKKQLVCHVQHVFPKGGPFFEDGSVGCEIHEGVKPIEGEEIFVKTAINSFIGTGLEAHLKKHNITELVITGMMSHMCIDSATRGAKDLGWSDITVLEDCCATRDLTFNGNTTPAKLVHTAYMAALQFAFAKVITSTEYLSK, from the coding sequence atgacAAGAGCtttaattattgttgatgaacaaaatgattattttaaaactaaaaatggtaaatttgaattagTTGGATCTGAAGAAGCTATGGAAAGAACTAAATTAGTTTTACAAGATTTTAGAAATAAGAAACAATTAGTTTGTCATGTTCAACATGTTTTCCCAAAAGGTGGCCCATTCTTTGAAGATGGTTCAGTTGGTTGTGAAATTCATGAAGGTGTTAAACCAATTGAAGGTGAAGAAATCTTTGTTAAAACCGCTATCAATTCGTTCATTGGTACTGGTTTAGAAGCACATTTAAAGAAACATAATATCACTGAATTGGTTATCACCGGTATGATGTCCCATATGTGTATTGATTCTGCAACTAGAGGTGCCAAAGATTTAGGTTGGTCTGATATCACCGTTTTAGAAGATTGTTGTGCCACTCGTGATTTAACTTTCAATGGTAATACTACTCCCGCAAAATTAGTTCACACTGCTTATATGGCTGCATTACAATTTGCTTTTGCTAAAGTTATTACTTCAACTgaatatttatcaaaataa
- the qtrt1 gene encoding queuine tRNA-ribosyltransferase — protein sequence MTTTIDEQNIKTTNINNNNNDDQNKYSKNNSTDINDVYVKTEEDIVISGVKYPTPTGEGVIPPLQFEIVGKWGKARAAKLTLPHHQCSTPMFMPVGTQGTVKGLTSQQLVDLNCGVVLGNTYHLGHRPGPEVMDSVGGLHKFMNYPRAMLTDSGGFQMVSLLQLAEITEQGVQFQSPHDGSTMVLTPELSMGIQNSIGADIMMALDDVVSSTTVGPRVEQAMYRTLRWIDRCIKAHKKPDTQNIFAIVQGGLDSRLRDICMEGLMAREFPGYAIGGLSGGESKDMFWRVVHQCTSKLPENKPRYLMGVGYALDLVVCSALGVDMFDCVFPSRTARFGTALVASGSLNLKSSEYAFDFTPIDSECTCMVCKNYTKAYLHIVAGKEAIGGQLLTFHNIHYQMSLMSQIRQSIIDQTFPNFVKSFINKQYPNNDCPQWALDALKEVNIII from the coding sequence atgacaACCACAATTGATgaacaaaatataaaaacaacaaatataaataataataataatgatgatcaaaataaatatagtaaaaataatagtacagATATAAATGATGTTTATGTTAAAACTGAAGAGGATATTGTTATATCAGGAGTGAAATATCCAACACCAACAGGCGAGGGAGTCATACCACCATTACAATTTGAAATCGTTGGTAAATGGGGAAAAGCAAGAGCTGCTAAATTAACATTACCACATCACCAATGTTCAACACCAATGTTTATGCCAGTGGGTACACAAGGCACAGTGAAGGGATTGACATCACAGCAATTGGTTGATTTGAATTGTGGGGTGGTTTTGGGAAACACATATCATTTGGGACATCGTCCAGGACCAGAGGTTATGGACTCGGTGGGCGGCTTGCACAAGTTTATGAATTACCCACGTGCAATGTTAACAGATTCAGGTGGTTTTCAAATGGTATCATTATTACAACTTGCAGAAATCACTGAGCAGGGTGTGCAATTCCAGTCACCACACGATGGTTCGACCATGGTACTCACACCCGAACTGTCAATGGGTATCCAAAATTCAATTGGTGCTGATATTATGATGGCATTGGACGACGTCGTTAGTAGTACTACTGTCGGACCAAGAGTGGAACAAGCGATGTATAGAACATTGCGTTGGATCGATCGTTGCATTAAAGCTCATAAGAAGCCAGACACTCAAAATATTTTCGCCATCGTTCAGGGCGGCCTCGACTCGAGATTGCGTGATATCTGCATGGAGGGGTTGATGGCAAGAGAGTTCCCTGGCTATGCCATTGGCGGCTTGAGTGGCGGCGAATCAAAAGACATGTTTTGGCGTGTGGTCCATCAATGCACTTCAAAACTACCAGAGAACAAACCACGTTATCTCATGGGTGTCGGCTACGCATTGGATTTGGTGGTTTGCTCAGCATTGGGTGTCGATATGTTTGATTGTGTATTCCCATCGCGTACTGCCAGATTTGGAACTGCTTTGGTCGCTTCTggatctttaaatttaaaatcatcagaATATGCATTTGATTTCACTCCAATCGATTCAGAATGTACTTGTATGGTTTGTAAGAATTACACCAAAGCTTATTTACATATTGTAGCTGGTAAAGAAGCAATTGGTGGTCAATTACTCACTTTTCATAATATTCATTACCAAATGTCTTTAATGTCTCAAATTCGTCAATCAATCATTGATCAAACTTTCccaaattttgtaaaatcttttattaataaacaatatcCAAATAATGATTGTCCACAATGGGCATTAGATGCTTTAAAAGAAGTTAATAtcataatataa
- the ddx6 gene encoding DEAD/DEAH box helicase, with translation MNSQQNKLPQQPQQPPSSIVDDDNWKSQLKLPPRDERRQTEDVTATEGNDFDDLHLKRDLLRGIFEKGYVKPSPIQEKAIPIALAGRDIMARAKNGTGKTASFLIPALEKTDPTKDVIQVLILVPTRELALQTSQVCKELGKYMNVQVMASTGGTSLKDDIMRLYNPVHILVATPGRVLDLAQKNVANLSNCHTMIMDEADKLLSQEFQPLVEQLINFLPQQRQILLFSATFPVTVKSFKEHYLQQAFEINLMEELTLKGVTQYYAFVEERQKIHCLNTLFSKLQINQSIIFCNSVNRVELLAKKITELGYSCFFIHAKMVQAHRNRVFHDFRNGACRNLVSSDLFTRGIDIQDVNVVINFDFPKHSETYLHRIGRSGRFGHLGLAINLITYEDRFSLYKIEQELGTEIKPIPPVIDKSLYAA, from the exons ATGAATAgtcaacaaaataaattaccacaacaaccacaacaaccaccaag ttCAATTGTTGACGACGATAATTGGAAatcacaattaaaattaccacCAAGAGATGAAAGAAGACAAACAGAAGATGTTACAGCAACAGAAGgtaatgattttgatgatttacATTTGAAGAGAGATTTACTTAGAGGTATTTTTGAGAAAGGATATGTAAAGCCATCACCAATTCAAGAGAAGGCAATTCCAATTGCATTAGCAGGTAGAGATATTATGGCACGTGCAAAGAATGGTACAGGTAAGACagcatcatttttaattccaGCATTAGAGAAAACAGATCCAACCAAGGATGTCATTCAAGTATTGATATTGGTACCAACCAGAGAGTTGGCCTTACAAACCAGTCAAGTATGTAAGGAGTTGGGTAAATATATGAACGTTCAAGTTATGGCATCCACTGGTGGTACATCTCTCAAGGATGATATTATGCGTTTGTATAATCCAGTACATATTTTAGTGGCCACTCCAGGAAGAGTTCTTGATTTGGCTCAAAAGAATGTTGCAAATCTCTCCAATTGTCACACAATGATCATGGATGAAGCCGATAAACTATTGTCACAAGAATTCCAACCATTGGTAGAACAATTGATCAATTTCCTCCCACAACAACGTCAAATCCTCTTGTTTTCTGCCACTTTTCCCGTCACTGTAAAGAGTTTCAAAGAACACTACCTTCAACAAGCCTTTGAAATCAATCTTATGGAAGAGTTGACCTTGAAAGGTGTCACCCAATATTACGCCTTTGTCGAGGAACGTCAAAAGATTCATTGTCTCAATACTCTCTTCTCAAAGTTACAAATCAATCAATCCATCATCTTTTGTAACTCTGTCAATCGTGTAGAGTTATTGGCAAAGAAAATCACTGAACTCGGTTACAGTTGTTTCTTTATTCATGCTAAAATGGTTCAAGCTCATCGTAATCGTGTTTTCCATGACTTTAGAAATGGCGCTTGTCGTAATCTCGTCTCCTCTGATCTCTTCACTCGTGGTATCGATATTCAAGACGTTAATGTTGTCATCAATTTCGATTTCCCAAAACATTCTGAAACTTATCTCCATCGTATTGGTCGTTCAGGTCGTTTCGGTCATCTCGGTTTAGCCATTAATCTCATCACCTATGAAGATCGTTTCTCACTCTACAAAATTGAACAAGAATTAGGTACTGAAATTAAACCAATTCCACCAGTTATTGATAAATCTTTATATGCtgcttaa
- a CDS encoding UPF0551 family protein — MIRNSGRILFNSLKNSNVKLINRNVIINSNIRLFSTSTNNTIKESVEKKAETISNKDNIASPSSKSIDVSDLAGNADYNFVFERIKTCDKENYINSLLISDPIARRVAYAIRAFNIETVANDHSPKSEKISRLRLSFWKDAINNIYNGKVYDQPLTRVLAQVIKEKKLTKTWFIKILNRREKDNQQVQIKDMEELEQYADDIHSSLMLLTLEGLGVKGNHDVEHCASHLGKAIGIMVLIRGTVYHLASRKTYIPVSLTTKYGINVESLYRGDPQIEKLQNAIYEMASCAKLHLDKAKQFRGKIPHPATEAFLSVSVVEDFLERLRKADFNIFEFPNTQQHPLLLIKLYKNKFFKQF, encoded by the exons ATGATTAGAAATAGTGGTAGAAtcttatttaattcattaaaaaattcaaatgttaaattaataaatagaaatgttataattaatagtaatattagattattttcaacatcaacaaataatacaataaaaGAATCTGTAGAAAAAAAAGCAGAAactatttcaaataaagataatatagcatcaccatcatcaaaatCTATCGATGTTTCAGATTTGGCTGGTAATGCCGattataattttgtttttgaaagAATAAA aacCTGTGATAAAGAGaattatattaatagtttattaattaGTGATCCAATTGCAAGAAGAGTAGCATATGCAATTAGAGCATTCAATATTGAAACTGTTGCAAATGATCATTCACCAAAATCTGAAAAAATATCAAGATTAAGATTATCATTTTGGAAAGACGCAATTAACAATATCTATaat gGTAAAGTTTATGATCAACCATTAACAAGAGTATTAGCACAAGttattaaagaaaagaaattaacaAAAACATGGTttataaagatattaaatagaagagaaaaagataatCAACAAGTTCAAATTAAAGATATGGAAGAATTGGAGCAATATGCAGATGATATTCATTCATCATTAATGTTATTGACATTGGAAGGATTAGGTGTAAAAGGTAATCATGATGTTGAACATTGTGCATCTCATTTAGGTAAAGCAATTGGTATAATGGTATTAATTCGTGGTACAGTTTATCATCTTGCTTCAAGAAAAACTTATATACCAGTTTCATTAACCACAAAGTATGGTATAAATGTTGAATCATTATATCGTGGTGATCctcaaattgaaaaattacaaaatgcAATCTATGAAATGGCAAGTTGTGCAAAATTACATTTAGATAAAGCTAAACAATTTAGAGGTAAAATACCACACCCTGCAACTGAAGCTTTCTTATCAGTCTCTGTTGTTGAAGACTTTTTAGAACGTTTAAGAAAGGCtgatttcaatattttcgaATTTCCAAATACTCAACAACACCCACTTTTATTAATCaaactttataaaaataaattctttaaacaattttaa